One Aliidiomarina minuta genomic region harbors:
- a CDS encoding flavin reductase family protein, with amino-acid sequence MQHITRHDLDKLPSRYRAHMINSLSGFKSANLLATADEQGNTNLAMISSVVHLGAEPPLIGFIMRPNTVPRHSLDNIRQTGVFTLNHVHPGMLQPAHQSAAKYEREISEFDATGLTPMYHESFHAPAVTESRVRIGLQLLEIVPIKHNGTEMVIAEICWLNIPANIQQEDGYLDIEEAGSVSVSGLDSYHTTVRINRLAYPKP; translated from the coding sequence ATGCAACACATTACACGTCATGATCTGGATAAACTTCCGTCCAGGTACCGGGCTCATATGATTAACAGCCTGTCTGGTTTTAAAAGCGCTAACCTGCTGGCCACCGCTGATGAACAAGGTAACACCAACCTGGCGATGATAAGTTCAGTTGTGCATCTGGGCGCAGAGCCTCCGCTAATTGGCTTTATTATGCGGCCGAACACGGTACCCAGGCACAGTCTCGATAATATTCGACAGACGGGTGTGTTCACCCTTAATCACGTGCATCCGGGCATGTTGCAACCGGCTCATCAAAGCGCCGCCAAGTACGAACGAGAAATCAGTGAATTTGATGCCACGGGGCTCACTCCCATGTATCACGAAAGCTTCCATGCACCGGCAGTTACCGAATCCCGGGTGCGTATCGGCCTGCAATTACTTGAAATTGTGCCCATAAAACATAATGGTACTGAGATGGTTATTGCCGAGATTTGCTGGTTGAACATTCCGGCCAATATTCAGCAGGAAGATGGGTACCTGGATATCGAGGAAGCCGGCAGTGTGTCAGTTTCTGGCCTGGACAGTTACCACACCACCGTACGTATTAACCGGCTAGCCTACCCTAAACCTTGA
- a CDS encoding SDR family oxidoreductase — MSTSMAQQQTRVFITGGASGLGLAIAQVCLQQGWKVCVGDLAATPTQELKTAPPEQFIYQRCDVTQEADLQAAADHLQQQWGGIDVLINNAGVAQVGAIDDVSMQDWRWIMDINLLGVVAGCKAFTPLLKAQGQGHIVNIASMAGLLDVANMSSYNVSKAAVVSLSETLQNELLPFGIHTTVVCPSFFRTNLGDSMRSTVPGMDKTLDKLMNKSELSADDIAQRIILAIERQTFYLLPHKQGRRLWLLKRFLPRNWYLRLMQRGGKPGGKKR, encoded by the coding sequence ATGAGCACTTCTATGGCACAGCAACAAACACGCGTTTTCATCACAGGCGGCGCCAGCGGTCTGGGGCTTGCTATCGCGCAGGTCTGTCTTCAGCAAGGCTGGAAAGTCTGTGTCGGTGACCTTGCGGCAACCCCAACGCAGGAGCTTAAAACGGCGCCACCCGAGCAATTTATCTATCAACGTTGCGACGTTACGCAGGAAGCCGACTTACAAGCCGCTGCCGATCATTTACAGCAACAATGGGGCGGCATAGATGTCCTGATCAATAATGCAGGGGTAGCTCAGGTGGGTGCCATTGATGATGTCAGTATGCAGGACTGGCGCTGGATTATGGATATCAACCTGCTTGGTGTCGTAGCTGGCTGTAAGGCCTTTACCCCGCTGCTGAAAGCTCAGGGCCAGGGGCATATTGTTAATATTGCCTCCATGGCGGGCTTACTGGATGTGGCGAATATGAGCAGTTACAACGTATCCAAAGCCGCCGTGGTGTCCTTGTCAGAAACACTACAGAACGAGCTGCTGCCTTTTGGTATTCATACCACGGTCGTCTGCCCATCATTTTTCCGCACCAACCTGGGCGACTCTATGCGCAGCACCGTACCCGGCATGGATAAGACCCTCGACAAACTAATGAACAAAAGTGAGCTCAGCGCCGACGATATCGCGCAGCGGATTATTCTGGCCATAGAACGTCAGACTTTTTATCTGCTCCCCCACAAACAAGGCCGCCGTTTATGGCTACTGAAACGCTTTTTGCCCCGCAACTGGTATTTGCGCCTGATGCAGCGCGGTGGCAAACCTGGTGGTAAAAAACGTTAG
- a CDS encoding prepilin-type N-terminal cleavage/methylation domain-containing protein, whose product MRRQSGFTLIELIIVIVILGILAVTAAPQFFNFGSDARASTVRGMEGSVKAAADLVYARSAIEGIEREEDATTEAESIAVAYGYPAASATGIIAALNANFGEVDGDGNFVDGADTGGDWDFTGDDPLIITPVGRTPGTATGEDRCQVEYTVAANADTRPVIEAFTEGC is encoded by the coding sequence ATGAGAAGACAGTCAGGTTTTACACTTATCGAATTGATCATTGTGATCGTAATTCTGGGGATTTTAGCAGTCACTGCCGCCCCCCAGTTCTTTAACTTCGGCTCAGACGCCCGTGCATCCACAGTACGTGGCATGGAAGGCTCCGTGAAAGCCGCTGCCGATCTGGTGTATGCCCGTTCTGCTATTGAAGGCATTGAGCGTGAAGAAGATGCAACCACTGAGGCTGAAAGCATTGCGGTAGCTTATGGTTACCCAGCGGCTAGTGCTACTGGGATTATTGCAGCGTTGAACGCTAACTTTGGTGAAGTTGATGGAGATGGAAATTTTGTCGATGGAGCTGATACAGGTGGCGATTGGGACTTCACAGGCGATGACCCTTTGATTATTACTCCGGTGGGTCGCACGCCGGGCACTGCTACTGGAGAAGATAGATGTCAGGTTGAATACACCGTGGCTGCTAATGCCGATACCCGGCCAGTGATTGAGGCGTTTACTGAAGGCTGTTAA
- a CDS encoding prepilin-type N-terminal cleavage/methylation domain-containing protein, with amino-acid sequence MKTGIAKQRGFTLIELIIVVVILGLLAAAALPRFTNIAADAEDASLEGVAGGFTSAVGIVRGQWELDGRPRGNDSSGAGATVNIDDIPVYVDGDRGYPVSAMRDQAHDGDVTPEDCRSLFDAILQGAPTSTTDFSRIDRDRFYVATSSTTATNGDTISLCVYYQATTLKNLASAPGGADYSSVGNNFVYNPRTGNVTVYNNRNN; translated from the coding sequence GTGAAAACAGGAATTGCGAAGCAGAGAGGTTTTACCCTGATAGAACTGATCATCGTGGTGGTGATTTTAGGGCTACTGGCCGCCGCCGCGCTTCCGCGTTTTACCAATATTGCTGCGGATGCAGAAGATGCCTCGCTGGAAGGCGTTGCGGGTGGTTTTACCAGCGCTGTGGGCATAGTTCGAGGCCAATGGGAGCTGGACGGTCGTCCTCGCGGTAATGACAGCTCTGGCGCAGGTGCTACCGTTAATATTGATGATATTCCCGTTTATGTCGACGGTGACCGCGGTTATCCGGTCAGCGCTATGCGCGACCAGGCCCATGACGGTGATGTAACTCCGGAAGACTGCCGTTCGCTATTTGACGCTATTTTGCAGGGTGCGCCCACCAGTACGACTGATTTCAGCCGTATTGATCGGGATCGTTTTTACGTCGCAACCAGCTCCACCACCGCCACCAATGGTGATACAATAAGCCTGTGTGTGTATTATCAGGCGACAACACTGAAAAATTTAGCCAGCGCCCCGGGCGGGGCTGATTACAGTAGCGTAGGCAATAATTTTGTATATAATCCGCGCACTGGTAATGTAACAGTTTATAATAACCGCAATAATTAA
- a CDS encoding type II secretion system F family protein translates to MAEFAYRGRDTKGALIKGALQAADENAAAEQLLRRGVTPLDIVPHKASFQFDWQQLLQPKVSLTELIIFVRQMYSLTKAGIPMLRAMEGLAEHTSNKTLRKALQDITEQLERGRSMAAAMDDHKRVFPRLVIAVVHVGENTGQLEESFGQLIEYLEGEQETRKRIKSATRYPLFVIITLAIAVVVLNIFVIPTFAEMFRNFAVDLPLSTRVLIASSAFFVNFWWALLLAIGAGVWLVRYWLKGDAARQRWDRWKLKVPAIGSILERSMLARFCRSFAVMLRAGVPLTQALTLVSDAVDNAYMKSRIRTMRKGIEGGETLLRVSKGSELFTPLVLQMVAVGEDTGSLEESLLDAAEHYEREVDYDLKNLTSKLEPILIACVAGIVLLLAMGIFQPMWNMMSAYQGSA, encoded by the coding sequence ATGGCTGAGTTCGCGTATCGGGGACGTGATACCAAAGGAGCTCTGATAAAAGGGGCGCTGCAGGCTGCCGACGAGAATGCTGCGGCTGAGCAATTGTTACGTCGTGGCGTGACTCCGCTGGATATTGTCCCTCATAAAGCGAGTTTTCAATTTGACTGGCAACAGCTCTTACAGCCGAAAGTCAGTCTGACCGAACTGATTATTTTTGTACGCCAGATGTATTCTCTAACTAAAGCCGGCATTCCTATGTTGCGGGCGATGGAAGGATTGGCAGAACACACCAGTAATAAAACCCTGCGCAAGGCGTTGCAGGACATCACGGAGCAGCTCGAACGCGGCCGCAGTATGGCGGCTGCAATGGATGATCATAAACGGGTTTTTCCGCGCCTGGTTATTGCCGTGGTGCACGTGGGCGAAAATACCGGTCAGCTCGAAGAGAGTTTTGGCCAGTTAATTGAATATCTGGAAGGCGAGCAGGAAACCCGTAAGCGCATTAAGTCGGCAACTCGCTATCCATTGTTTGTGATTATTACTCTGGCTATCGCTGTGGTCGTGCTGAATATTTTTGTTATTCCGACTTTTGCCGAAATGTTTCGCAATTTCGCCGTCGACTTGCCGTTAAGCACAAGGGTGCTGATTGCCAGTTCTGCTTTTTTTGTCAACTTCTGGTGGGCGTTACTGCTGGCTATTGGCGCTGGTGTGTGGCTGGTGCGTTATTGGTTGAAAGGCGATGCGGCCAGGCAGCGCTGGGACCGTTGGAAGTTAAAGGTTCCTGCGATCGGCAGTATTCTGGAGCGTTCCATGCTGGCACGTTTTTGCCGTAGTTTTGCGGTGATGTTGAGGGCGGGGGTACCGCTGACCCAGGCATTAACGCTGGTTTCTGATGCGGTCGACAATGCTTATATGAAGAGTCGAATCAGAACCATGCGTAAAGGCATTGAAGGCGGTGAAACGTTACTGAGAGTCAGTAAAGGGTCAGAACTGTTCACGCCATTAGTATTGCAAATGGTGGCAGTAGGTGAAGATACTGGTAGCCTGGAGGAGTCTTTGCTTGATGCCGCTGAACATTATGAGCGGGAAGTGGATTACGATCTGAAAAACCTGACCTCTAAACTGGAGCCTATTCTGATTGCCTGCGTGGCGGGCATAGTCTTGTTGCTGGCGATGGGGATTTTCCAGCCAATGTGGAATATGATGTCGGCATATCAGGGCAGTGCCTGA
- a CDS encoding GspE/PulE family protein, with amino-acid sequence MSQRPRLRMRLGDLLVHEGILTENQVEHALQEQKRSGRKLGDVFVDLGYLKEQRLLEFLAHQLNLDLIDLGERRLDANIARLLPEVQARRHRALILEASESRALVGMSDPADLAAIDAITGLLSPREVDIAVVPESQLFEAFDNLYRRTQEIEQFASQLQEEHQQGEEFDLGALTLDEEGSDVTVARLLQSIFADAVQIRASDIHIEPDEKGLRIRQRIDGLLQENLLEERGIAAALVLRLKLMAGLDISEKRLPQDGRFQMEVRKHKIDVRVSTMPVQHGEACVMRLLDQSSGLLTLEKTGMPATIMRRIRRQIRRPHGMLLITGPTGSGKTTTLYGILNELNQPEKKIITVEDPVEYRLPRISQVQVNSKIGLNFANVLRTTLRQDPDIIMIGEMRDKETVEIGLRGSITGHLVLSTLHTNDAITSAMRLIDMGAPSYLVASALRAIVAQRLIRRNCDNCNTSKQPDASELALLKTISPIDFTEVKFQQGKGCQRCNYTGYRGRIGVFELLELDADMIDALRANDTHAFATAAKNNPDFVPLAEAALKYALQGVTSVEEVLTLAEGLEALPDDVEPEVADG; translated from the coding sequence ATGAGTCAACGTCCACGTTTACGGATGCGCCTGGGTGACCTTTTGGTGCATGAAGGCATTTTAACTGAAAACCAGGTTGAGCACGCGCTACAGGAACAAAAACGTAGTGGTCGTAAACTCGGTGATGTTTTTGTTGATCTTGGTTATTTGAAAGAGCAGCGACTGCTGGAGTTTCTGGCGCATCAGCTCAACCTTGACTTAATTGATCTGGGTGAACGTCGCCTCGACGCCAATATAGCTCGCCTTCTACCTGAAGTTCAGGCGCGGCGGCATCGTGCGCTCATATTGGAAGCCTCTGAATCAAGAGCCCTGGTGGGCATGAGCGACCCGGCTGATCTGGCGGCTATTGATGCAATCACGGGGTTATTATCCCCTCGCGAAGTCGACATAGCGGTGGTGCCTGAAAGTCAGTTATTCGAAGCCTTTGATAACCTGTATCGACGCACTCAGGAAATTGAGCAGTTTGCCAGTCAGTTGCAGGAAGAGCACCAACAGGGCGAAGAGTTTGATTTAGGGGCGTTAACCCTGGATGAAGAAGGCAGCGACGTTACCGTGGCCCGTTTACTGCAGTCAATTTTTGCGGATGCGGTGCAGATTCGAGCTTCAGATATTCATATTGAACCGGACGAAAAAGGCCTGCGTATCCGGCAACGCATAGATGGTCTGCTGCAGGAAAATCTGCTTGAAGAGCGGGGTATTGCGGCGGCGCTGGTGCTGCGATTGAAACTGATGGCAGGACTGGATATTTCGGAAAAACGGTTGCCTCAGGATGGCCGCTTTCAGATGGAAGTGCGTAAACACAAAATAGATGTACGGGTCTCCACCATGCCAGTGCAGCATGGCGAAGCCTGTGTTATGCGTTTACTGGATCAGTCTTCTGGTTTACTAACCCTGGAAAAAACAGGTATGCCAGCGACAATCATGCGGCGCATCCGACGACAGATCAGGCGGCCTCATGGCATGTTGCTCATCACGGGGCCAACCGGGTCGGGTAAAACCACGACCCTGTACGGTATTTTGAATGAGTTGAATCAGCCAGAGAAGAAAATAATTACGGTAGAAGATCCGGTGGAGTATCGTTTACCGCGTATTTCACAGGTGCAGGTTAACAGCAAAATAGGGCTTAACTTTGCCAATGTGCTGCGCACCACATTGCGTCAGGATCCGGATATTATTATGATCGGTGAAATGCGCGATAAAGAAACTGTCGAAATAGGCCTGCGAGGCTCCATTACCGGCCATTTAGTGTTGTCCACACTACATACCAATGATGCGATTACCAGCGCTATGCGCTTAATTGATATGGGGGCGCCTTCGTACCTGGTGGCAAGTGCCTTGCGGGCCATAGTAGCGCAGCGTCTAATCCGGCGTAACTGCGATAATTGCAATACCAGCAAGCAGCCGGACGCCTCTGAGCTCGCGCTGCTTAAGACTATCAGCCCGATCGACTTTACAGAGGTGAAGTTTCAGCAGGGTAAAGGTTGTCAGCGTTGCAACTATACCGGTTACCGGGGACGTATCGGCGTGTTTGAATTGCTCGAGCTGGATGCTGACATGATAGACGCCTTGCGCGCCAACGATACCCACGCTTTTGCCACGGCGGCGAAAAATAATCCAGATTTTGTACCCCTGGCGGAAGCGGCGCTGAAGTACGCATTGCAGGGGGTGACATCGGTGGAAGAGGTGCTGACCCTGGCTGAAGGGTTGGAGGCATTGCCTGATGACGTGGAACCTGAGGTAGCTGATGGCTGA
- a CDS encoding tetratricopeptide repeat protein, whose product MSIINQTLKELDKRQQSGSQNVRPELYRAPAANWSLRILIVLLAMLLGGGVMYWVQQGVGADAVNSTAEPELSVSPVPVIPVVSEIEQEETPQESAPKAAESVPVAVVEPVATESNSKTESVAAAESPDESSAQGKMSIQRVERDAPELAERKLMQALEYLEQGQGRRAEQLLQEALTLQPGNVTARQQLAAYYYGRGFNSQAISLLREGLVLSPGNSRLLLLKARIYEASERPDDALRMMRNRTFALPEDADLLVLRAALANDAGDYETAADSYGQLLEWRPQQGSWWLGLALAKDYLDQNEAAVNAYQQALQDPNLTGDSRQFARQRLGVLQ is encoded by the coding sequence TTGAGTATTATTAACCAGACCTTAAAAGAACTGGATAAGCGACAGCAGTCAGGTTCGCAAAATGTGCGGCCGGAGTTATATAGAGCACCGGCTGCCAACTGGTCGCTACGTATTCTGATTGTGCTGCTCGCAATGTTGCTCGGCGGTGGAGTTATGTACTGGGTACAGCAGGGAGTGGGTGCTGACGCTGTGAACTCAACTGCAGAACCTGAATTAAGTGTCTCGCCGGTGCCGGTGATTCCTGTTGTAAGCGAGATTGAACAGGAAGAAACACCTCAGGAGTCTGCACCCAAAGCCGCAGAGAGTGTACCGGTGGCTGTGGTTGAACCGGTAGCAACAGAATCGAATAGTAAAACTGAGAGTGTGGCAGCTGCAGAGTCGCCGGATGAGAGCTCCGCACAGGGTAAAATGTCCATTCAACGGGTAGAAAGGGACGCGCCGGAACTGGCAGAACGAAAACTCATGCAGGCACTGGAGTATCTTGAGCAAGGGCAGGGTCGTCGAGCCGAACAGTTATTGCAGGAAGCGCTGACTCTGCAGCCAGGAAATGTAACTGCACGACAGCAGTTAGCTGCTTATTATTATGGGCGGGGTTTTAATTCCCAGGCAATCAGCCTGCTCCGTGAAGGACTGGTGCTTAGTCCTGGTAATAGTCGGTTATTGCTGCTTAAAGCTCGTATTTACGAAGCGTCGGAGCGCCCGGACGATGCCCTGCGCATGATGCGCAATCGCACTTTTGCATTGCCCGAAGATGCTGATTTATTAGTGTTACGGGCGGCGTTAGCAAATGATGCCGGAGACTATGAGACTGCCGCCGATAGTTACGGGCAGCTATTAGAATGGCGTCCTCAGCAAGGCAGTTGGTGGCTGGGTCTGGCCTTAGCGAAAGACTATCTGGACCAAAATGAGGCTGCAGTGAACGCTTATCAACAAGCACTACAAGATCCGAACCTGACTGGTGACAGTCGTCAGTTTGCACGACAACGTCTGGGGGTACTGCAATAA
- a CDS encoding ExeA family protein, producing MYLYHYGMHELPFTLTPNTSFYCGLHGHDEALEVLLTALKTGEGFIKVTGEVGTGKTLLCRKLLNELPDHFVTAYVPNPYLTPGELRQAVAMELGVGRASLADQQQLTHQLEQQLLEINRRGRTVVLILDEAQALPQESLEALRLLSNLETESRKLVHLVLFGQPELDERLAGKDLRQLRQRIGFSYKLQALTEDQVAHYVSHRLHVAGYKGPALFSRRGLKLLHKASRGVPRLVNVLCHKSLMLGYGMGKHSIDHKMVRAAVRDTEDASPTGLSHQWWLAAGVVFAGGLASAAWALGWSGS from the coding sequence ATGTACCTGTATCACTATGGTATGCATGAGCTGCCATTTACGCTAACGCCGAATACGTCGTTCTATTGTGGTTTACATGGCCATGATGAAGCGCTGGAGGTGCTGTTAACCGCACTTAAGACTGGCGAAGGTTTTATAAAGGTCACGGGTGAGGTAGGAACTGGCAAAACCCTGTTATGCCGTAAACTACTGAACGAACTGCCAGATCACTTTGTGACTGCTTATGTACCCAACCCTTACTTGACCCCTGGCGAGTTGCGTCAGGCCGTTGCTATGGAGTTAGGTGTAGGTCGCGCCAGTCTGGCTGACCAGCAACAACTAACGCACCAACTGGAACAGCAGTTACTGGAAATAAACCGTCGCGGCCGTACCGTAGTATTAATTCTGGATGAAGCACAGGCGCTGCCTCAGGAAAGTCTGGAAGCGCTGCGTTTGTTGTCCAATCTGGAAACCGAGTCGCGTAAGCTGGTGCATCTGGTGTTATTCGGCCAACCTGAACTGGACGAGCGCCTGGCGGGAAAAGATCTGCGCCAGTTACGGCAGCGCATCGGTTTCTCCTACAAGCTGCAAGCGTTGACGGAAGATCAGGTAGCTCATTACGTGAGTCACCGATTGCATGTGGCGGGTTACAAAGGTCCGGCGCTGTTTAGCCGGCGTGGACTGAAATTGCTACATAAGGCCAGCCGTGGTGTGCCCCGGCTGGTTAATGTGTTGTGCCATAAGTCGTTAATGCTGGGGTATGGCATGGGTAAGCATTCTATCGATCATAAAATGGTCCGCGCGGCCGTCCGTGACACCGAAGACGCTTCGCCGACGGGGCTGAGCCATCAGTGGTGGTTGGCCGCTGGTGTGGTCTTTGCGGGGGGCCTGGCGAGTGCAGCCTGGGCTTTAGGATGGAGCGGCTCTTGA
- the mshL gene encoding pilus (MSHA type) biogenesis protein MshL, with the protein MNKTVVSLLFSVSLVTGLSGCITKPDDELARDAGRMLTPGQAQSASDAEEQAQMQVPDGVRQQLRAGAGGLSDEARALLAEPRFSVQARDIDARDFFAQLTEQTPYSMVLHPEVSGTISMSLNDVTLADALQVAEDIYGYDIRRQGRIYRVYPADMRTETMQVNYLALKRYGTSQTSISSGGVAQMGQQGQRGGQQLGAGMQGGMPGMPMGQAGAIGGGQMNRAGQSGTEISTSSETDFWEELKGALAGVVGEGEGRRISVSPQAGLVTVRAFPGEIRAARDFLDSAQQNLQRQVILEARIVEVSLNDQYEQGVDWSRITSRLGDGLTEVSFGGGGNIGGAFSASFNNQTFDGMLQMLSTQGNVQVLSSPRVTATNNQKAVIKIGEDEYFVTDVSTTTITGTATTSTPNVQLTPFFSGIALDVTPQIGEDGDVILHVHPSVTETTEQMKTITLNEERLVLPLAQSNIRETDTIIRARNGEVVVIGGLMQTSYTDVESKVPILGDIPILGALFSQRTQREQKKELVIMLRPIVVGADTWREELERSNHLLQDWYGVN; encoded by the coding sequence ATGAACAAAACAGTCGTTAGCCTGCTGTTTAGCGTTTCGCTTGTGACTGGTTTAAGTGGTTGTATTACTAAACCGGATGACGAACTGGCGCGTGATGCCGGACGCATGTTGACCCCAGGTCAGGCACAGTCCGCGTCAGATGCAGAAGAGCAAGCGCAGATGCAAGTCCCTGACGGGGTACGTCAGCAGTTACGAGCCGGTGCTGGCGGTTTATCTGATGAAGCCAGAGCATTACTGGCTGAACCACGTTTTTCAGTACAGGCACGGGACATCGATGCCCGCGACTTTTTTGCCCAATTGACGGAACAAACGCCATACAGCATGGTTTTGCACCCTGAGGTTAGTGGCACTATCAGTATGAGTCTGAACGATGTCACACTGGCCGACGCCTTACAGGTCGCTGAGGATATCTATGGTTATGATATTCGGCGCCAGGGCCGTATTTACCGCGTTTATCCGGCGGATATGCGCACAGAAACCATGCAGGTCAACTACCTCGCGTTGAAGCGCTACGGCACCTCTCAAACCAGTATCAGTTCTGGTGGTGTTGCCCAAATGGGGCAGCAGGGACAACGCGGTGGCCAGCAATTAGGAGCGGGTATGCAGGGCGGTATGCCAGGCATGCCAATGGGCCAGGCCGGTGCTATTGGTGGCGGTCAGATGAACCGTGCCGGACAAAGTGGTACTGAGATCAGTACCAGTTCGGAAACGGATTTTTGGGAAGAGTTAAAAGGTGCTCTGGCCGGTGTTGTTGGCGAAGGTGAAGGACGTCGCATTTCAGTGTCACCGCAGGCGGGACTGGTTACCGTTCGGGCTTTCCCCGGTGAAATACGCGCAGCCCGTGACTTTTTAGATTCTGCACAACAGAACTTGCAGCGCCAGGTGATTCTGGAAGCCCGTATAGTTGAAGTCTCCTTAAACGATCAATATGAGCAGGGCGTTGACTGGTCACGTATTACCAGTCGTCTTGGCGATGGCCTGACTGAAGTAAGCTTCGGTGGTGGCGGTAACATCGGTGGCGCATTTAGCGCTTCTTTTAATAATCAGACTTTTGACGGCATGTTGCAGATGTTGTCCACGCAGGGTAATGTGCAGGTACTTTCCAGTCCTCGGGTTACTGCGACTAACAACCAGAAAGCAGTGATTAAAATTGGCGAGGATGAGTATTTTGTCACTGATGTGTCGACAACAACCATCACGGGGACCGCAACCACCTCAACGCCTAACGTGCAGTTAACACCGTTTTTTTCCGGTATTGCACTGGATGTCACCCCGCAAATCGGTGAAGACGGCGATGTGATTTTGCATGTGCATCCGTCGGTCACTGAAACCACGGAACAAATGAAAACCATTACCCTGAATGAGGAGCGCCTGGTGCTGCCTTTGGCGCAAAGCAATATCCGTGAAACCGATACTATTATTCGTGCCCGCAACGGCGAGGTGGTGGTCATCGGGGGGCTGATGCAGACTTCTTATACGGATGTCGAAAGCAAAGTTCCGATTCTGGGCGACATACCGATTCTGGGTGCCCTGTTTTCTCAGCGTACTCAGCGTGAGCAGAAAAAAGAGCTGGTGATTATGTTGCGTCCTATCGTTGTCGGGGCCGATACCTGGCGGGAAGAATTAGAGCGCTCAAATCACTTGCTACAAGACTGGTACGGCGTTAACTGA
- a CDS encoding Type II secretory pathway component has translation MYKYSVLLLGLLFCGLPATAQDADPTRPPVATTKQRAETAQAPELTLASIWYQQGNSRARINEESYRIGDTVEGYRITDIEANRVHLERDGRQLFLSVFGSQRIVNGEQNP, from the coding sequence GTGTATAAATATAGCGTATTACTTTTGGGATTATTGTTTTGCGGTCTGCCTGCAACGGCACAGGACGCTGATCCGACGCGCCCACCAGTGGCTACAACGAAGCAGCGAGCTGAAACAGCTCAGGCGCCTGAGCTGACGTTAGCAAGTATCTGGTACCAGCAAGGTAATAGCAGGGCGCGTATTAATGAAGAAAGCTACCGGATAGGTGATACAGTGGAAGGATACAGAATCACAGATATCGAAGCTAACCGGGTCCATCTGGAACGAGATGGCAGGCAGTTGTTTTTGTCGGTGTTTGGATCGCAACGCATAGTTAACGGGGAGCAGAATCCATGA
- a CDS encoding PilN domain-containing protein, producing the protein MKHSINLYTDALRPVRELVTLARVAALVALLLLIMLILRGSYAWQEQRLSSEQRQLEAQLTEQRVELTQLARQQSAQRVQPELQQRVDNLQQQLDLQQALARELESRGGFSQANYARILRDLSAIHQPDLWLTHIEKDQGRLVLRGQTLSSANLPRWMSRFDQVESLRGHQFAVVALERDDSDVIQFELRSQRQTSSVRLPGERP; encoded by the coding sequence ATGAAACATAGTATTAACCTCTATACCGATGCCCTGCGCCCTGTCAGAGAATTGGTGACTCTGGCGAGGGTTGCTGCTCTGGTGGCTTTGTTGCTGTTGATAATGTTGATACTACGTGGCAGTTATGCCTGGCAGGAGCAGCGGCTGAGTTCGGAGCAACGTCAATTGGAAGCACAGCTGACGGAGCAGCGCGTGGAGCTGACTCAGTTGGCGCGGCAGCAAAGTGCACAAAGGGTGCAACCTGAGCTGCAGCAACGTGTTGATAATTTGCAGCAGCAACTTGATTTGCAGCAGGCGCTGGCTCGTGAGCTGGAGTCACGGGGGGGATTCAGCCAGGCAAATTACGCTCGTATATTGCGTGACCTTAGTGCTATCCATCAACCGGATTTGTGGCTGACCCATATTGAAAAAGATCAGGGGCGGCTGGTTTTGCGTGGGCAAACCCTTAGTTCAGCCAATTTACCGCGCTGGATGAGTCGCTTTGATCAGGTAGAAAGTTTACGAGGCCATCAGTTTGCAGTGGTGGCGCTGGAGCGAGATGATAGTGATGTCATTCAGTTTGAGCTGCGTAGTCAACGACAAACGTCGTCTGTTCGTCTGCCAGGAGAACGTCCATGA